The following is a genomic window from Candidatus Zixiibacteriota bacterium.
ATGTCGAGCTGCAACCCGGAAAAGGCGGCCAAATCGCCCGCAGCGCCGGTTCTTATGTGCAGCTGGTCGCCAAGGAAGGGGAATTCGCTCACCTGAAAATGCCCTCCGGAGAAGTGCGACTGGTGAAACAGAACTGCTATGGTACCATCGGGCAGATCGGCAATGCTGACCACAAGAATATCTCCATTGGCAAAGCCGGAGCGTCTCGCTGGCGGGGTATTCGCCCCCATGTGCGCGGCGTCGCCATGAATCCGGTTGACCACCCTATGGGTGGCGGCGAAGGAAAGAGCTCCGGCGGACGGCATCCCTGTTCCCCCTGGGGGCTCAAATCCAAAGGTCTCAAGACCAGAAGTAAACGCAAATCGAACAAATATATTGTTGAACCACGCGGAAAGAAGAAATAAACGCGGAGGATGGAATGCCACGGTCACTGAAAAAAGGACCATATTTAGACGAAAAGTTGCTGAAGAAATTGACTGCTTTGAACAATACCGGCGAGAAAAAGGTAATCAAGACCTGGGCGCGACGCTCCACGATTTCCCCCGACTTTGTCGGGCATACGCTGGCGGTGCATAACGGCAACAAGTTCATCCCGATTTATATCACGGAAAATATGGTCGGTCATAAATTGGGCGAATTTGCCCCCACCCGTACTTTCCGCGGCCATGGCGGCAAATTGGCGGAACGCTCTACGGCCGTTAAAGAATAGGAAGAAGTCTCATGATGCAGGCACGTGCTCGAATCAGATTCTTGAAGATGTCTCCGCGCAAAATGCGCCAGGTGGCAGACCTGATTAAGGGAAAGCCCGTTCAGGAGGCTCTCAATATCTTAAATTATACTCCCAAGTCGGCCGCGCATCCTTTAGCCAAAACGGTTAAAGCGGCCGCGGCGAACGCTATCGCCGGCGTGGGAACGGCCAAATTGAAAGCGGAAGACCTTTCGATATCAAAAATTCTTATTGACGGCGCTCCTACCGCCAAAAGGATTCGCTTCCAGTCGATGGGACGTGTATTTCGGATTCGCAAGCGCTACTGCCATGTTATGGTGGAAGTAGAAGGCGAACCGGAGCCAATTAAGGAGAGAACGGCGGCGGCAAAGGCGAAAAAAGATAAAGTCGAAAAAGAGCCGCCAACGGCTAAAGAAGGTAAAGCCAAAGGTAAAGCCAAAGGTAAAGCCGATGCGGAGCCTGAAGTTGATGAAAAAACTGATGCCGCTCCGGTTGAAAAGGCTGCTGAAGAAGAAGATAAGTAGGAATATATAAGGAGAGTATTTTGGGACAAAAGACACACCCCATAGGGTTCAGGCTCGGTGTCATAAAATCCTGGAACAGCAAATGGTTCGCTGACAGGAAATTTGCTGACCTCATCTACGAGGATATGCGCATTAAAAAATATATCGATGTCAGACTTTCCAAAGCAGGATTGTCACGCGTCGAAATTCTGCGCGCCCCCAAGAAAGTCACGGTAGATATCCATACCTCCCGCCCCGGAATTGTCATCGGACGCAAAGGCGCCGAAGTGGATAAACTTCGTGAAGAGCTTCAGATGCTCACCAAGAAAGAAATCTCCTTGAATATTATCGAGGTCAAGAAGCCGGAACTCTCCGCCAAACTTGTCGCCGACACCATCGCCCGTCAGCTGGAAGGTAGAATCTCCTACCGCCGCGCGATGAAGAAAGCTATTTCCGGAACAATGAAGATGGGCGCCGAAGGAATAAAGATTCTTTGCGGCGGCCGTCTTGCCGGCGCTGAAATCGCGCGCACGGAAAAATATATGGAGGGTCGAGTCCCCCTTCATACCCTCCGCGCCGACATCGATTACGCGACCGACACCGCCCACACCACCTATGGCTGCATCGGAGTCAAAGTCTGGATCTGCCGCGGCATGGTGATGGGCAGAGGAGAGCTGACCGAACGCGAAGATATGGATAAGTCGCTGACCGACCGTCACGATATGGAACTGGAAGGCGGACGGAGAGACCGGGGACGGGGTGATGACCGTCAACGGAAACGTCGCCCCCGCGGGCGTGTCCGTCGTCCCGACCGGCGCGACCAGTTCGGAGAAGGCGGCGGCGAACAGTCCGACCGTCCGCGCCTGGGAACGGGCGATGACCGGGGCGGTCCTCGCGGTGACCGCCGGGAGCCGCGCGACCGGCGTCCCCAGCAGAATCGCGACACCCGTCCGGCGCAGTCCGGCGGAACTCCGACTCCTCCACCCAAAAAAGAAGGCGCCGAATAGGCTTTAAGCGGGAGTAAATGTTATGTTAACGCCCAGTAAAACAAAATATAGAAAACAGCAGCGCGGCAGAATGACCGGTAAAGCCTATCGCGGTAGCGCTATCTCCTTCGGCGAATTCGGTCTCAAATCTCTGGAGCCGGCCTGGGTAACCGACCGCCAGATTGAAGCCGCTCGTATCGCTTTGACCCGATATATCAAACGAGGCGGCAAAGTCTGGATCCGTATTTTCCCCGATAAGCCGGTAACCAAAAAACCGGCCGAAACGAGAATGGGAAAAGGTAAAGGCGCTCCCGAATATTGGGTGGCGGTGGTCAAGCCGGGACGAATCCTCTTCGAAATCGAAGGCGTCAATGAGCAGATGGCAAAAGAAGCCCTCCGTCT
Proteins encoded in this region:
- the rpsS gene encoding 30S ribosomal protein S19 encodes the protein MPRSLKKGPYLDEKLLKKLTALNNTGEKKVIKTWARRSTISPDFVGHTLAVHNGNKFIPIYITENMVGHKLGEFAPTRTFRGHGGKLAERSTAVKE
- the rpsC gene encoding 30S ribosomal protein S3, whose amino-acid sequence is MGQKTHPIGFRLGVIKSWNSKWFADRKFADLIYEDMRIKKYIDVRLSKAGLSRVEILRAPKKVTVDIHTSRPGIVIGRKGAEVDKLREELQMLTKKEISLNIIEVKKPELSAKLVADTIARQLEGRISYRRAMKKAISGTMKMGAEGIKILCGGRLAGAEIARTEKYMEGRVPLHTLRADIDYATDTAHTTYGCIGVKVWICRGMVMGRGELTEREDMDKSLTDRHDMELEGGRRDRGRGDDRQRKRRPRGRVRRPDRRDQFGEGGGEQSDRPRLGTGDDRGGPRGDRREPRDRRPQQNRDTRPAQSGGTPTPPPKKEGAE
- the rplV gene encoding 50S ribosomal protein L22, with protein sequence MQARARIRFLKMSPRKMRQVADLIKGKPVQEALNILNYTPKSAAHPLAKTVKAAAANAIAGVGTAKLKAEDLSISKILIDGAPTAKRIRFQSMGRVFRIRKRYCHVMVEVEGEPEPIKERTAAAKAKKDKVEKEPPTAKEGKAKGKAKGKADAEPEVDEKTDAAPVEKAAEEEDK
- the rplP gene encoding 50S ribosomal protein L16, whose product is MLTPSKTKYRKQQRGRMTGKAYRGSAISFGEFGLKSLEPAWVTDRQIEAARIALTRYIKRGGKVWIRIFPDKPVTKKPAETRMGKGKGAPEYWVAVVKPGRILFEIEGVNEQMAKEALRLAGDKLPMKTKFVTRSETEGV
- the rplB gene encoding 50S ribosomal protein L2, with protein sequence VELQPGKGGQIARSAGSYVQLVAKEGEFAHLKMPSGEVRLVKQNCYGTIGQIGNADHKNISIGKAGASRWRGIRPHVRGVAMNPVDHPMGGGEGKSSGGRHPCSPWGLKSKGLKTRSKRKSNKYIVEPRGKKK